From one Rhizobium rosettiformans genomic stretch:
- a CDS encoding aminotransferase → MADSALLQRTELPRPNVTLADARVIFNEFYGFSGTIQELGSQQDRNFLIDTGEERLVLKVTRADYPQQELDAQNRAMEHLRNLDLGLRIPEPIPALTGEYIPQIEVGGQYYWVRLLSYLDGEPLTRQKYLAPEVVASFGDVVARIAGGLKDFRHSGLERELQWDLRRAGPVALHLLKSVADRKQRDRIAKAMIMAVKRLQPLASELRIQCIHHDITDDNVVATPNATGRLMPDGVIDFGDVLYGWLVADLAVTCAALLHHADGDPFFILPAVKAFHTRFPLSEAELKALWPLIVARAGVLVASSEQQLSIDPDNDYVLGNIEHERTIFEVATSVPYPLMEAAILDTAGMLPDEPELTVPHPLLPSLAPADFRLTDLTVTSPDLPRDTWSDQGIDWKLLARAAMETGVSSTRYGEFRLSYTKPLSPTPPATFALHIDVCLPGATEAFAPFDGTILLDGHHLILSSPDLSLHLDGIDCSLEDGTAVKAGDAIGAVAGAAGGVGGLRIQLCRDPDLVPPLFAKPQQSAVWRRICPSPSQLLGVGVDAQAPESHALLERRKKSFAKPQKNYYADPPQIERGWREHLFDVNGRAYLDMVNNVTILGHGNPRLAEAVGRQWAMLNTNSRFHYAAVAEFSDRLASLAPEGLDTVFLVNSGSEAVDLALRLAWAHSGHRNILSLLEAYHGWTVASDAVSTSLADNPRALETRPDWVHPVLSPNTYRGKHRGEDATDGYVQAVIDKIAEIENAGGQLGGFIAESVYGNAGGIPLPPGYLQEVYKLVRERGGLCIADEVQVGYGRLGHHFWGFEQQGVVPDIITVAKGMGNGHPLGAVITRREIADSLEKEGYFFSSSGGSPVSCVVGMTVLDIMRDEKLQLNARDTGDHLKARLEALGQRFPIVGAVHGMGLYLGLEFVRDRETLEPATEETSAICDRLLDLGVIMQPTGDHLNVLKIKPPLCLGKESADFFADMLEKVLSDGW, encoded by the coding sequence ATGGCCGACTCGGCTCTGCTCCAGCGCACCGAACTGCCGCGCCCGAACGTCACGCTGGCCGATGCCAGGGTCATCTTCAACGAATTCTACGGCTTCAGCGGCACGATCCAGGAACTCGGCAGCCAGCAGGACCGCAATTTCCTGATCGACACCGGCGAAGAACGGCTGGTTCTCAAGGTCACACGGGCTGACTATCCCCAGCAGGAACTGGATGCCCAGAACAGGGCCATGGAGCACCTGCGCAATCTTGATCTCGGCTTGCGCATACCCGAGCCGATCCCGGCCCTGACCGGGGAATACATCCCCCAGATCGAAGTGGGAGGGCAGTATTACTGGGTCAGGCTCCTGTCCTATCTGGATGGCGAGCCCCTGACGCGCCAGAAGTACCTCGCTCCCGAGGTCGTGGCGTCTTTCGGTGACGTGGTCGCCCGGATTGCAGGCGGGCTCAAGGACTTCCGTCACAGCGGACTGGAACGGGAACTGCAATGGGATCTGCGCCGCGCAGGCCCGGTCGCCCTGCATCTCCTGAAATCGGTTGCGGACCGGAAACAGCGGGACCGCATCGCCAAGGCGATGATCATGGCGGTGAAGCGCCTGCAGCCACTGGCCTCGGAACTGCGCATTCAATGCATTCATCACGACATCACCGACGACAACGTCGTGGCCACACCGAACGCAACCGGCCGTCTCATGCCCGATGGCGTCATCGACTTCGGTGATGTTCTCTATGGATGGCTGGTGGCCGACCTCGCGGTGACCTGCGCCGCACTCCTGCACCACGCCGATGGAGACCCCTTCTTCATCCTGCCTGCCGTCAAGGCCTTCCACACGCGCTTCCCGCTGAGCGAAGCGGAATTGAAGGCGCTCTGGCCGCTAATCGTCGCGCGCGCCGGCGTGCTTGTCGCCAGCAGCGAACAGCAGCTGTCGATCGACCCCGACAACGACTATGTGCTCGGCAATATCGAGCACGAGCGGACGATTTTCGAGGTGGCGACCTCTGTGCCCTATCCGCTGATGGAAGCGGCCATCCTGGACACCGCCGGCATGCTTCCGGACGAACCGGAGCTTACGGTGCCGCATCCGCTTCTTCCCTCGCTTGCACCCGCAGACTTCCGCCTGACGGACCTGACGGTGACGAGCCCGGACCTGCCGCGCGACACCTGGAGCGATCAAGGGATCGACTGGAAGCTTCTGGCCCGAGCGGCCATGGAGACGGGCGTTTCTTCGACACGCTATGGCGAATTCCGTCTATCCTACACCAAACCTTTGTCCCCTACACCGCCAGCGACCTTCGCCCTGCATATCGATGTCTGCCTGCCAGGCGCGACGGAAGCCTTCGCGCCCTTCGACGGGACCATTCTGCTCGATGGCCATCACCTGATCCTGTCATCGCCCGATCTGTCGCTTCATCTGGATGGCATCGATTGCAGCCTGGAAGATGGCACGGCCGTCAAGGCGGGCGACGCGATCGGCGCGGTTGCCGGCGCAGCAGGCGGCGTCGGCGGCCTGCGCATCCAGCTTTGCCGCGATCCGGATCTCGTCCCACCACTCTTTGCCAAGCCGCAGCAAAGCGCAGTCTGGCGTCGCATATGCCCCTCACCTTCCCAGCTCCTCGGCGTCGGCGTCGATGCACAGGCACCGGAAAGCCATGCGCTTCTGGAACGCCGCAAGAAGAGCTTCGCCAAGCCGCAGAAGAACTACTATGCCGACCCACCACAGATCGAACGGGGCTGGCGAGAGCATCTCTTCGACGTGAACGGCCGCGCCTATCTCGACATGGTCAACAATGTCACGATCCTCGGCCACGGCAATCCACGCTTGGCGGAGGCGGTCGGCAGACAATGGGCCATGCTCAACACGAACTCGCGCTTTCACTATGCCGCAGTCGCCGAATTCTCGGATCGCCTCGCGTCGCTCGCGCCAGAGGGGCTAGACACGGTCTTCCTCGTGAATTCGGGCTCCGAAGCCGTGGATCTTGCCTTGCGACTTGCCTGGGCCCATAGCGGCCACCGCAACATCCTGAGCCTCCTCGAAGCCTATCACGGCTGGACAGTCGCCAGCGATGCGGTTTCGACCTCACTGGCCGACAATCCCCGCGCCCTGGAAACACGTCCGGACTGGGTGCACCCGGTGCTCTCGCCCAACACCTATCGCGGCAAACACCGTGGCGAAGACGCGACCGATGGCTATGTTCAGGCCGTGATCGACAAGATCGCCGAGATCGAAAATGCGGGCGGACAGCTTGGCGGTTTCATCGCAGAGAGTGTTTATGGCAATGCCGGCGGCATTCCCTTACCGCCGGGTTATCTCCAGGAGGTCTATAAACTCGTCCGCGAGCGCGGCGGTCTCTGCATCGCTGATGAAGTTCAAGTCGGATACGGCCGCCTCGGTCATCATTTCTGGGGCTTCGAACAGCAGGGCGTCGTCCCCGACATCATCACGGTCGCCAAGGGCATGGGCAACGGCCACCCGCTCGGCGCCGTGATCACGAGGCGCGAGATCGCCGACAGCCTCGAAAAAGAGGGCTATTTCTTCTCATCCTCCGGCGGCAGCCCTGTGAGCTGTGTCGTCGGCATGACCGTTCTCGACATCATGCGGGACGAAAAACTGCAGCTAAATGCCCGAGACACCGGTGACCATCTGAAAGCACGACTTGAAGCTTTGGGTCAGCGTTTCCCGATCGTTGGGGCCGTGCACGGAATGGGCCTCTATCTCGGACTGGAATTCGTGCGTGATCGCGAGACGCTGGAACCTGCGACGGAAGAAACTTCAGCGATCTGCGACCGCCTGCTTGATCTCGGCGTCATCATGCAACCAACGGGCGATCATCTTAACGTTTTGAAAATAAAGCCGCCGCTCTGCCTTGGCAAAGAGAGCGCCGATTTCTTCGCGGACATGCTGGAAAAGGTGCTTTCCGACGGATGGTGA